The Flammeovirga pectinis genomic interval TTTTAAATGGGAAATCCCTCTAAATAATGTAAATGACACTACAGTTTACTACCTAAGGTCAAGTATTATTAATGACAATAATTCAAATAAAATTTGGGATACTATCTCATTTACTAAAATTAAAAACAATACTCTTGATGGATGGATGCAAAGTAGTATTTATCAAATGCAAGATAATGTCTTAACTAATATGACACTTAACGGCTATGAAAGTAATTTGAATTGGAGTTTCCCAACTGATGATGCAATTATTGAGGTTAAATCTGGTGGAGCAGATTATGAAAATGGATATACTTATGAAGTAACTTTAAATGATGAAACATATGTCGAAATAGGAGGCTGCTCAGGAACTGATCGAATGATTATTATGGTTTTTGATCAATACTCTGGAAATATTAAAGTTGCTCAAAAAGAAAGTTGGGATGGTTTAAGATGTGGAAATGGTGTAATACCTGGCGCCGTACGGTTTAGTACTGATGATATTAGAGGGAAATATGGAAATCCGATCACTAGAAATGGTCCATATTCTTTATTTATAGATCCTAAATATAAAATGGAAAATATCCAACCTGGTGACTATGTTTTAACAATAATGGCAGGTACTTTTAACTTTCAAAAAGATTTACCTAATGTTGGAACTCCGCAAAGAGATGCATATGAGTTGCACTTAGATGCTTTAAGAGAAGCAGGTTTAGATGTAGAAGATATGCAAAAAGAAATAACAAAAGAAGGAGTTCCATTTGTTGGGTGGAGCAGGTATAAAATGACTTCTAATATTCCCTTACAGTATTATAAATATGAAAAAGACAAAGTAATTGAAGAGACTTTTAAAATTCAAAGAAATATAAACGAAGGTAAAGTATCTTCATCACCTATTGGTCCATCTAAACTATTTTCAAGATTATGGATTAATTATGATAAAAATGAAAATAATATAGTTTCAACGAAGATTAATGGGATTACTAAAAATCCAATTACTGGTAAATTATCTTACGATTCACTTTATATAATAAATCATGAGATTTCTGATAATGGTTTTGATTTAAGTTCAATACCAAGTATTCAAAATTATCAGATGATCAACTTAACAATGGAAACAAGTGATATAAGTAATAATAGAATTCCTGCACAATTAAAAAATTGGAGAGTCTCTTATTCTCCTATCCCAGAAGGTGTTATACTCAAAACTGATAACTTGAAAAAATTAACAGTTCAACAAGGAGAACCATTTTCTTATAACTATGAATTTTTTAATGTTTCTCCAGTTACATTTGAAGATAGTATTTTAATAGAAATTAATTATAAACCTTTAAACAATCAATTTACAGATTTTAAAGACAGTCTTTATATAGCTTCGATACCTCCATATGGTAAAAGTAATATCTCTATTACTCCAATTACTTGGAATAATTCTAATCAAGAAAAAAGTTTCTATGGTGATAGTGAAATCTCGACAAATGTTAATGCAGATTTTAAAATTAATGAAATTCATTACAATAATAATTTTATAACAGAAAGTATAAATATTACGACTGACTCTACAAACCCATTAATTGAAATTTTCTTTGATGGCCAACGAATTATTAATGGTGATGTAATATCTCCCAATGCTGAAGTTAACATTAGTCTTAATGATGATAATCAATATATTTCTTTAGAAGATAACTTTATATTTTTAAACAATGGAGATACCACTTCGCTACTAACTGCTCTTATTTCAGAAAAAGATACTAAAAGTGAACAATATCCTTTAAATATATCAGGGGTAGATATAGAAAGAGTTAATAATAGTAATCATATTACTACTACATTCAATTTATCAAACGCCGTTCCTTTAATATTTTTAGATGAGAATAAGAACCTCAAATCAGGTCAATATTCATTGGAGATTTCTGGAATTGATCCTACAGGTAATAACAGTGGTTATAATAAGAATGATGGTAAAGCAAATAAGCTTAAAGTAGATTTTGAAATAAATACTGAAGCTTCAATAACTAACTTCTATCCATATCCAAATCCATTTTCTGATAATGTTAAATTTGTATTTCAGATAACAGGCATTAACGTACCCGATCAAATAAAAATTCAGATTATGACTATTACAGGCCGTGTTGTTAAAGAAATATTTCAAGATGAATTAGGTCCAATAAGAATTGGAACAAATATAAGTGAATACGCCTGGGATGGCAAAGATACATTTGGAGATCAATTAGCTAATGGAGTTTATTTATATAGAGTTATTATCCCTGAAAAAAACATTGGTAATTTTAAACATAAATCTACAAGCAGTGATAATTTATTTAAGCAAAATATTGGTAAACTATATCTATTAAGATAATAATGTCTTTAAAATTTAAGCTATCTAACAAAACATTTATTTTTGGTTTAATATTACTATACTGTATACTGTTTATAATATATAATAAGGTTCTTTTTAACCCCAATTCATATTTATTGAGTACAGAAATTGATGCTTTAAAAAATTATTTTTTCTATGTATGGATAGTTCGGTATGGACCAGAAACAAAATTATTGGCAAATAATTATCCTTTTGGTGAATCTATCCTTTATACTGATAGTATGCCTATTATTTCTTCTATTTTATACTATTTCTTAAAAATAATTAATATTAAAAGTGTTTATTCAATTGGAATACTTCATTATATATTATTTTCACTTTATGGCTTTAGCTATTCAATAACTTACAAAATTTTAAATCAATTAAGAGGTAATAAACATTGGGTAAATGTATTTGCTTCAATATTAATCACTTTAATTTTACCAAGTAATTCAAGAATTTCATTACATTTTGGCCTTTTCTTCTTACTTATCCTTATACCTTTATTAATCTATTGTCTTATAAAAGTAGAAAAAGGTAATTCATTTATCTTAACCTTATTATTACCGATAATCTTATTCGGTTTTCTTATACATAGTTATTCTGGTTTCTTCTTGGGCTATATTTCAATCTTATTTTTCATAATTAAACTTATTATTGTTAAACCTAAAAAAAGAAATCTAATAGGACTTCTATTAACAATTGCTGTGATCTTATTTTACCTTTTACTTCTAAAAAATAATGATCAAAATTTATGGAGGAGTAGTCACCCCCTTTTTATGTATGATTTTCGTCTATCAGTTAAACAAATATTATTTCCATTTTACGATTCGAATTATCATTCATATTACAGAGTAGTTCTAAATTATTGGTTCTGGATTAGTGTATTTCTCTGTCTATTAAAATTCAAAAGTATCAACATAAAAAATAATAAAAATCTTATTACATTTTTTATAATTGGTTTTTTATCAATTATGTATGGTACATCTATATTTTTAAGGTTTGAATTTCTATATAAGGTCTTTCCCATTTTAGAACAGGTTAGATCATTAGAACGATTTGGATGGGTAGCTAATTATTTACTCTCTATATCTATATTTATTATTTTAAGCAAAATCTATAATTCAAGAATAATTATTCTAATAATTACATTAGGTATTCTTGAGTCATTTTTATTTCATACTGATATTCAAAAAGATTTCACATATACTTCCAATCCTTACACTAAGGAAACAGTTGAAGGATCATTAAACATTAACTGCATATTCCCTATATATTCAAATAAAAATGACTGTAATAAAAAAATCTTACAAGACACATATTCATTAGCATATTATTTAAAGACACCTACAATTCACAATTATTTATCTAGAAGAAGTGATGAAGAAAAAAACATACATGATCAATTTATTCTACCTTCAGTTTCCAATAAATCTATTCAAAAATATTACCCTATAAATGATAGAATTCTTTTACATGGTAATATTGAAAATCTAAATTTTCCTAAAAATTTTATTAATGGTATTAAAACCATTAGAGTTTCATCAAACTATTTTCAAGATAATATTATTCAAAAAGATACTCTTATTAAATATTCAAAAAAAAATTATGTTGATAGTATTTTTAATATTAAGAATTTAGGTACTCAAAAAATTTTAAATATCAAAACACACTCTCTTAAACTTAACACTACATACTCTTTAATGATTTGGAATTATAATTACCATCAAGATAGTTTAATTCTAAATAAACTTGAACTATACCAAGGTCAAAAACTAATTGGATCTCAAAAAAATTTCACTAGTTATTCTATAATGGATAATCACTGGGGTGGATTGAAAATTAACTTCAAATTACTAAATAACAAACCTCTTCATCTAAATGTAAAATCTATACGCCGTAATTATATTTTCTTATATAATTATATATTTGATATACCTACTGAATTGAGGGCTAGAAAGCAACCTTTAATTTTCAAAAATATCATGATATTTGAAAAAGACTCACTTGATAAATTATTGAAATTAAAAAATGATTAAAATAATAAAAGATAATAAAGAATTTTATATTGGATTTTTTTTTATTGTAATAATTCTTTTAACTATTTACTGTGAATTAATTTTGAATATTAATTCACATTTCCTTTATGTTGATGGAGATGCCCTAAAAAATTATTTTTTGTTTGCGACTGTTTCTAAGTTTGGTAATACTTCTAATATAAATTATCCTTTTGGAGAATCTTTATTATATACAGATTCAATTCCTCTTATAAGTTATTCAAATTATTTATTATCTAAACTATCTATTCTTAATCCCAAATATAGTATTGGTATATTACACACATATCTTTTATCTATATACCTTATTAGTTACATCTATTTATATAAAATATTTCGAAATACAAATACTACCCCTTGGATAGCAGTATTAGGAAGTTTAATAATAGCATTAGGATGTCCTTCAAATAGTAGAATTTTATTACACTTCGGGTTACATTTCATAGGTGTATTCCCTTTTTTATTATTTCAAATTTTTAATTATTCAAAAAATACACCTAAAAAAAATGTTATTATAATTATATTTCTCACCTCTTGTTATTATATACATGGGTATGTAGGAGCACTATTCTCTGGGTTTACTATTTTTTATTTTATATTTTTATCACTCTTCAATAAAAAAATAATATCAACAGGTATTTCATTAGGCCTAATCTCAACATTCATATATACAATAACTGTTTACTATTTCGATGACAATTTATGGAGAAGTCCGCATCCTTCAGCATTATTTGATTACTTAATTAACATAAAAAGAATAATCCCCTTTACTTTCAATAGATATATATCTATCCATGATAACCTTCAATTAAATATTTGGCTTTGGATTCTAACTTTTTTTACATTGCTTCAATTAAAAAAAATAAAAATAAAAAATACTTCAATTGTAGCAGCTTTTCTTAGTGGATTAGTTTTTTTTATTTATGGCACATCAATTATAGTACGTTTTCAAATAGTCTTAGACTTAGTTCCTCAACTACAACAATTAAGAGATTTACAAAGATTTGGTTGGATTTCATATTTCGTTTTTACTTCAGGAAGTATTATTTATGGAGAAAAATATTTAAATAAAAAAATACTATTTCCAATTCTACTTTTAGGACTAATTGAAAGTATTAATTATCAAATTAAAATAATAAATAAAGCAGATTTTCAAGAAAATATTTTTTCTAAAAAAAATCTTAAAGATTCAATCTCTAATAATTTTAAAGCATCATTATTTTTATCCTCTAATTTTAAAGAAAATACTAAATTCAATTTAAAACACAACTTAAATTTGATACAATATCAACTATCTTATTACTATGAAATCCCTCCAATAAACAATTATTTATCTAGACACAGTGAAGTTGAACAACACATACAAAAACAATTTTATATCCCGATTGCTAAAGGAGTTTACCCTACATTACTTAGTTATGTAAATAAAACAGATTCCATATTATTACTTTCTAATATTCGTAATTATAATTATATCCCGATAAAAAAATTAGGATTAAATTTTTATATTTCTTCCATTGAAGACTTTTTACAAAATCCAATAAATCTTGATTCAATAAGACAAAAAGCTGACTATTTTGATCCGTTAACGAATAAGAGTATAATGAAAATAATTAATGATAATAAAGATGGATTATTAATTGACCAATTCTTTAGTGGAAGAATTACATCAATACCCGTAAAATCATTAAATACAAAAACCAAATATAAATTAAGCATATGGAACTATAATTACAAACAAGATAGTTTAGTATTTGATAAACTTGTACTTTACCAAAATGATCGTATTATCAGTTCAACTAGTGACTTTACCAAGTTTGATATTATGAGTAACAGATGGGGACGATTAAATATGAATTTTATATTAAATAATAATATAGATACCATATTTCTTCATGCTGAAAGAAGTTTTTATAATTCACCTTTCATAATAGAAAAAATTTTAAAAACTAATTTAATAAAGAAAAAAAGAAAACAGCCCTTAATTTTTAATGAACTAACCATTACTACTATATCGCCAATAGAATGATGAATACATCAATAATACAGGATATACTGGCATAAAAAACCGTCCATCCCAATCTGCTACAGTAAATCCAACTATAAATAGGTGAACAACGAAATAAGAAATAAATATTAATTTTATATCAAAATCATATTTATAATTAAAAAAATTAACAATTGAATATATATATAAAGGAAATAATATTATTATCGAATTAATATTATGAGATATTGACCAATATGGCCTTACGTGTAGTAAAAAAAAAGTAACTTTTAATAAAAATAATTTTATCCAAAAACTAAAGTTATCAATAATAAAATATAACATACCAATAAAAGTTGAAACCGTTTCTTTTCGTATTATTAATGGAGAATTATTATCTACTTTTAAATACGGGTATTTATTTATTATATTTTCATATGATGAAATCAAATAAATCACATCTCCTCTTATATAATCTGACACTACATTAAATGATAACAACATTTTATTTAGTAAAATGAAAATTATCATTACGAATATTAAGATCGATAATGATAAGATTAATCTTGACTTTATATGTTTTTTTATTAAAAAAATTACAAAGACAATTAAAATTGCTACTCCCGTCGGTTTAATTAAACTCGTATAAATTCCTACTATTAATAAACTTATAAGAATCGTTTTATTTTTTTTATTATTTAAATAAAATTGAGTTAAAAAATAACATAATAATATAATAAAAGAGATATAAAAAGATTCACATAGGAGATATGAATTCCAATAAACAACCTCAAAATTCATCAAATAAAAAATCACTATACATGCTGATATTTTAAGGCTTTTAGTAATTATTAAAATCACTTCAAGTAGTAAAAAAACCGAACAAAAGGATATAAAATACTGTAATGAAATTACAAAAATATTACTATTACAAATCCCTTTTGATATTTTTAAAAATAGGATATAACCAATATACCAAAAATTTGAATTATTGTCTCTAAATAATAATTCAAAGTTTTCTACATAATATAAGTACCTTTCAGAGTCCACCACAACTTTAACCCCATATTTATGTATTGAGATGACACTCAATAAAATAAATACTATTCCTACAATAGAGTAAGTATTTATTTTACTTAAAAAGAGTTTTTTAAGTAAGTTCATATATCAAAAAATAACTTTATACCCTTAAGGCAATATAAAATTTATTAAAATATTTTGGTTTATATTAAAAAAGCGACCATTAACTGATCGCTTTTTTTAATATCTATTTATTTACCTTTAAAGTCTTACCCCTAAAATAGTAATATCATCACGTTGAGGAATTTCTCCCATATGCTCTACTAGAGATTTTTCTAAAGCTGATTTTTGCTCTAACATTGGCTTTTCTGCATTTGCTTGCAGAATATCTATTAGTTGAACTTTACCAAACTTACGCCCTCCTTTATTATTTTGATCCTGAAGACCATCTGTAGTAAGATATACAGAAGATCCTTTCACTACATCAATTACAGTATTAGAGAAGCTAATTTTAGATGACTTACGACGGTGAACACCACCTACAGATTTATTATCACCTTTGTACTCTATTAACTGTTCATTACCCGGCTCTTTTATGTACAATGGTCTCTTTGCACCAGAGAACACTACTCTATCATTACCAGTTAGTGATCTTTCTATCATACATAAACAAACGTCCATACCGTCATCATTACTTTTATTTTCCTGATGGAGGGCATCAATAACACCTTCGTTTAGCATGTCTAAGATTTTTGCAGGATCGTATGTTTTCTTCTGATTAATAATCTCATTCAATAATGTGTTACCAATCATAGACATAAATCCACCTGGTACACCATGACCTGTACAGTCTAATGCTGCAACAAATATTCTTTCTGTAACATCTGTTTTAGAGAAGTTAGAACCAGCAATCATGTCCTTGCGTTCATCTATTTTAGAGAACCAATAGAAATCTCCAGATACAATATCCTTTGGTTTAAAGAATACAAAGTTCTCTAGTAAACCTGTCTGGATTTTTGCATTAGATGGAAGAATGGCTCTCTGAATAGTTTGAGCATATCTAATACTATCTGTAATGTGCTTGTTCTGGTTTTCAATTTCTTGGTATGCATTCGCATTTGTCAAGGCAATTGATACGTAAGATGCTAGAGTTCTCAAAATGTTTAACTCATTTCGAGTATATGCATTCTTTTCATAACTCTGTACTGTAAGTACTCCTAAGGATTCACCAGTAATTAATGGAATATATACCAATGATTTTGGTTCTTCTGAAGTTCTAAACTCAGGTTCTTCTCTTAAGAAATTATGAATTTCATTTTCATAATCATTTATTACAATCTCTTCACTAGACTTGTAACTAAGAACAGATAGGCTATTCTTTTTCTCGATATCATAACTGAAAAGAGGAAGTGTTAATCCGTTTTCTAAGAAATTGATATATTCAATTTTCTCGTATTTCTTTCTATAAATACCGATACCAAATACCGCTGCATCCATTAAAGTATTTACATAAGCATAAGCTGTCCAGTTAATTGATTCAAGATCCAGAATTGCGGTAATTTTCTGACCAAACTCTGATAGTACTTGAATGTTACTATATGCTTTTTCTATTTGTGTTTTTGCTGAAACAAGTTCATCTCTTTGTTTTTCAATTTCTAGGTTTTGGCCTAAAATTTCTTCGTTTTTAGAAGCAAGCTTAACATTCTTATTACGGTTTTGAACATAACCTGTAATAATCATTGCTAATACGATGAATAACATGATAAACATTGCAATAAATACTTTTTTCAAAGTTTCTTGCTCACGAATCAAATTATCTTGAAGTTGTCGTTCACGCTCTAAAAGCTCTAATTCTTGTTCTTTTTGTTTCGACTTTGTTTCATTTTCTTGAAGACGTAACTCATTCAATTTCTTTGTTCTCTCTAACTGGTCAATTTCTTTAGAAGATTTTTCAGCTTGTAGAGCATTCATAGTAAGCATTAAATCTTGCTCCTGTTGTTTCTGCTCTAATTCTTGTTCTCTAAGCTGACTTTCCTTTAAATATTGATCTTGTTGTAAAAGTTCTAAGTCTTTTGCTTTACGCGCATTTTCTTCTTGTAAACGTTTCATTGATGCCTCTGCAACCTTACGGTCCATTATTAAGAGGTCAATCTCTTTTTCTTTTTCCTGTGCTGTTATACGAGCATTTGCTACTTCTTTTAGCTTTCTTCTCTCTACAGCTAGTGTACTATCTTTTAAAGCAATCAAACGTTTAGTTGTATTGAATGCTCTTTTGTAATCATTTGTTTTTACATACACATCAGCAATCTGACGGTAGTTTTTCTCCATTCGAGTAAAATCCCCCGCTTCCTTAGCATACTGAGAACTTTTTTCAAAATACTTTCTTGCTTCTGCGTAATTACCTTTTCCTAAAAATACAGTTGCTTTATAAGAATAAGCTTGAGCAATAGGTCCGGGTTGACCTTGTTTTATACGAATTCCTAATACCTGATCATAAGCTTTTAATGCTTCTGAATAACGCATGTTCTGATTAGAAAGCGTACCAATATTTGTCAATAATGTTGTATTCTGAGATTCAGGCTTACCAAACCTTCTATTTACAGCTAATGCTTTTTGAAAATATTTAAGTGCTTCAGAACGCTTATCTAATTTTTCAAAACATACTCCAATATCATTTAAAGGTACATGAGAACCTTCTTCATCACCTAGAATTTTTTTATTTGAAAGGATCTGAAAGTTAATTTCTTTTGCTTCTTCATAATTTGCTCTACGCATTTCAATAGAAGCAATCTTACCTAACTGAGTATTATGAGATTGTAAATCGTTTTTATTGTTCTGTAAAACGTATCGTTCATTGTAGTATTCGGCACTTTTTCTAAAATAAACTAACGCAGACTCATAATTTCTTAATTTAAGGTACGAATTACCTA includes:
- a CDS encoding SpoIIE family protein phosphatase, whose protein sequence is MKKQISTMPDGKRKVDKLIKLSRLELDRSNFNSMQKSAELALKISEKVDYPIGKADALLVYSMMYKLKREFDTAIEYGIKAVKIYEAENDDIPLYNAYGEICFLYQDWGVYDNAIQYELKALKVAERMNDLKRQSEIWTLLGNSYLKLRNYESALVYFRKSAEYYNERYVLQNNKNDLQSHNTQLGKIASIEMRRANYEEAKEINFQILSNKKILGDEEGSHVPLNDIGVCFEKLDKRSEALKYFQKALAVNRRFGKPESQNTTLLTNIGTLSNQNMRYSEALKAYDQVLGIRIKQGQPGPIAQAYSYKATVFLGKGNYAEARKYFEKSSQYAKEAGDFTRMEKNYRQIADVYVKTNDYKRAFNTTKRLIALKDSTLAVERRKLKEVANARITAQEKEKEIDLLIMDRKVAEASMKRLQEENARKAKDLELLQQDQYLKESQLREQELEQKQQEQDLMLTMNALQAEKSSKEIDQLERTKKLNELRLQENETKSKQKEQELELLERERQLQDNLIREQETLKKVFIAMFIMLFIVLAMIITGYVQNRNKNVKLASKNEEILGQNLEIEKQRDELVSAKTQIEKAYSNIQVLSEFGQKITAILDLESINWTAYAYVNTLMDAAVFGIGIYRKKYEKIEYINFLENGLTLPLFSYDIEKKNSLSVLSYKSSEEIVINDYENEIHNFLREEPEFRTSEEPKSLVYIPLITGESLGVLTVQSYEKNAYTRNELNILRTLASYVSIALTNANAYQEIENQNKHITDSIRYAQTIQRAILPSNAKIQTGLLENFVFFKPKDIVSGDFYWFSKIDERKDMIAGSNFSKTDVTERIFVAALDCTGHGVPGGFMSMIGNTLLNEIINQKKTYDPAKILDMLNEGVIDALHQENKSNDDGMDVCLCMIERSLTGNDRVVFSGAKRPLYIKEPGNEQLIEYKGDNKSVGGVHRRKSSKISFSNTVIDVVKGSSVYLTTDGLQDQNNKGGRKFGKVQLIDILQANAEKPMLEQKSALEKSLVEHMGEIPQRDDITILGVRL
- a CDS encoding O-antigen polymerase, whose protein sequence is MNLLKKLFLSKINTYSIVGIVFILLSVISIHKYGVKVVVDSERYLYYVENFELLFRDNNSNFWYIGYILFLKISKGICNSNIFVISLQYFISFCSVFLLLEVILIITKSLKISACIVIFYLMNFEVVYWNSYLLCESFYISFIILLCYFLTQFYLNNKKNKTILISLLIVGIYTSLIKPTGVAILIVFVIFLIKKHIKSRLILSLSILIFVMIIFILLNKMLLSFNVVSDYIRGDVIYLISSYENIINKYPYLKVDNNSPLIIRKETVSTFIGMLYFIIDNFSFWIKLFLLKVTFFLLHVRPYWSISHNINSIIILFPLYIYSIVNFFNYKYDFDIKLIFISYFVVHLFIVGFTVADWDGRFFMPVYPVLLMYSSFYWRYSSNG